The DNA window GCGCTGCCAACGGTGAGTTCGCGGGTCGAAACATGATAAATCAGTAAGTCATGAAAATTCAACCTAGATGGCTTGCCCTCTCCGCCCTCGCTGCCTCCGCCTGTTTTTCACCTGACCTGGAGCAGGCAGGTGCGGACACACCGCCTTCTGTCGCGCTGGACACGGAGGCCCGGGCGGCGGTGACGCCTCTTCGAACGAAAGCGCTCGGGCGAATGAGGAACGCGGCGAAGTACTTCAATGACCTCGTCTCGCGAAACGGCGGCTATGCGTGGCACCACAACGCGAGCAACCTGAATGAGCGCTGGGGGGACATCCAGCTCGATGCGGATCAAATCATGATCCAATCCCCGGGCACGCCAGACGTGTTGCTGGCCTTCGTCGAGGCAGCCCTCGCCGACCCGGCGACCCCTGACCTCAAGACCTACGCGACGCGCACCGCGATGGCGCTGCGCCACGGCCAGCTCCAGTCGGGAGGCTGGCGCCTCTATGCCGACTTCAAGCCCACGCCGACGCTGAAGGCTTGCTACCTGAACACCACGGCGACGTGTTCGTGTGGCGGCTGCGCGTACTCGACCTATGACGACCAGGTCACCCAGAACGCGCTCATCGCGATGATGCGCGCGGACCAGTTGCTCGGGTTCGCGAATCCCTCCATCTCCAGTTCGTCTTCGTATGCCCGCGCGCGGATGGAGACCTCGCAGTACCCCACCCACGGGGGCTTTCCGCAGGTCTTCCAGGGCCCCGTGGCGGCGCGGCCAGCGCTGACCGCCAGCTATCCCCCCTCCATCGGAACCACCTGTGGCCTCGCCCAATGTCACGCGAACGCATACACCGTGGAGTACTGGGACGACCCCACCCTGAACGACAACCTCGCGTCCGCCTTCGTGGAGATGTTGACCTGGGCGGCAGAGGTCTACCCCACGCAAGCGGCGACGTATCAGGCCATGCGCGCCAGGTTCGGAGACTTCCTTCGCCGGGCCCAGATGCCTCAGCCCCAGCCCGCCTGGGCGCAGCAGTACGACCTCCAGATGCAACCGCGCTGGGCTCGCAACTGGGAGGTTCCCGCCATCGCGGGACAGGAGAGCCAGGATGTCATGTGGGCGCTCCTCCGCCTCTACCAGCTCGACCCGGGCGTCACGGCGAACCGGGACGCGGTGGGTACCGCGCTCACGTACCTCGAGACCGTCGACTTCGCGAACGACACCCTCCTCCATCGCTACATCGAGCTCGATGACACGGCGCCGTCGAACGTGGGGTTCTACACGGTGAGGCCCGGCGGCTACCCGGTTCGGTTCTCCTCCGCGCCGCCCACCTACCAGAACTACGCGTGGGAGGTTCCCTCGCAGCTCGCCGCCATCCGCGCCGAGTACAACCGGCTGGCGAGCGACACGTCCGCGATGAAGCGCACGTGCCATCAGCTTCGAGCCGACACGGCGCAGGCCGTCGACACCGCGGTCAACAACGAGAAGTGGCTCACCTCGTACCTCCCGGGCGGCCCGCGAAGCGGAGCCACGCCTGGCGACTATCTCGACACGAGCACGTTCGTCAGGAACATGCGCACGCTGGCGGAGTTCGTCACACGGACGACCACGGACTGCGCCGCCTGGAACTACTGAGACGTCCCGCGCTCAGCGCGGCATCGGCGACTGCCCCAATCGCTGGGGCAGGTGCGCCGCCAGGTACTCCAGGTAGCCGCGCACCGGGCGAGGCGGCTTTCGTCCATACGGATGCAGGGCGATGAGGAACGGCGGCGCCTCCACCACGACCTCCGGGAGGACACGCACGAGGGCTCCCCGCGCCAGCTCGTCCTGGACGACGAAGAGCGGCAGGTATCCGATACCAAGGCCCCTGAGCACTGCCTCCTTGAGCGCGCCACCATGGTTGAGCCGCAGGTTGCCGCGCACGAGCACCGTGTGGCGGTGCCCCTCCACGTTCAGCGCCCAGCGCCCGCTCGAGTCGTTGAACGAGTGCCGCATGCAGTTGTGGCGCGACAAGTCCTCCGGCGTCACGGGTGTCCCCGCTCGCGACAGATAGGCAGGAGACGCGCACAGCACCCGTGAGTCCCGCGCGAGCTTCTTCACGACCAGGCTCACGTGCGTGGCGGGCCCCGAGCGGATGACCAGGTCGAAGCCCTCCTTCACCGGGTCCACGAACCGGTCGTCGACCACCAGCTCCACGCGCACGGACGGCTCCGCCAGGAGGAAGTCCGCGGTGAGCGGCGCCAGGTGCATCTCCGTCAGGGTGACGGGCGCCGACACGCGCACGCTTCCCTGGGTGGCGGTGCCCAGCTCTCGCGCGGAGGCGAACGCGTCCTCGACTTCTCGCAGCGCGGAGGGAGCACGCTCGGCCAGGGCCTGTCCTGCGTCCGTGAGGCGCATGCTCCGGGAGCTGCGCACCAGCAAGGGAACCCCCAGGCCCTTCTCCAGTTGAGCCAGCCGTTTGCTCACCGCGGAGGTCGCCACCCCCAGCTTCCGGGCAGCGGCGGAGAGGGAGCCCGCGAGGACCACCTCCATGAAGACGCGCAAGGACTCCACGTCGTGAGCAGGGGCGTCCTGTCCTCGTCGCCGTCGTTCACCCACAGGACACGTTCCTTTCCCCAACGGAGGACTGCCGCGTGGCGTGGTCCCCTTGCATATCCCCCACGTGGTTCACGGAGGTCTTCATGGCAACGCAGGAACCCGCCGCGCGGGTGGCGGTCATCTATCACAGCGGATTCAGTCCTACCCGGGCGCGTCGCCCCTCTGCTGGGAGCACGTCATGCCCTACGTGAAGATGGAAGTGACGAAGGACGGAGTGACACGGGAGCAGAAGGCCGCGCTGGTGCAAGGCGTGACGACGCTGCTGCAACAGGTGTTGAACAAGGACCCGTCGTTGACGTTCGTCACCATCGACGAAATCGACACGGACAACTGGGGCGTCGGCGGCGAGCTGGTCACAGACCTCCGACGAAGGAGAGCCGCCGCGCCCTCGCCCGCGCCCATCGCGGGCCCCGGCGTGCTCGCCGACACCACGGGCGAGATGCCCGCGTTGCTCGCATGCATCGCGACCTATCTGGACGGGCTGTACTTCGCCGACGTCGAGCGGCTGGCGCGCGTGTTCCATCCTCGCGCGCGCTACTTCAGCACGGCGGAGGGCTCGCTCAAGGAGCTGGACATGCCCACCTACTTCGACGTGGTGCGCGGACGGGTGCCCGCCGCCGCGAGCCAGCAACCTCGATATGACAGGCTGCTCTCCGTGGACCTCGCGGGTCCCCACACCGCCCTGGTGAAGCTGGAGTGTGCTCTCGCCCCACGTCACTTCACGGACTACCTGAGCCTCGTGAAGGACGCGGGCCAGTGGCGAATCATCTCCAAGGTCTTCGAGGTGTGGCCGCTCTCGCGATAGCGCCGCGGGAAGAACAGTTGCGTGTGCCGCGCGCGAGCACGACCCGGCCGCGCACTTGACACCTCGAAGAGGCGGCCTGTACAAACCGCGCCATGCTGGTGCTTGGACTTCACCGTCCAGGCTTAATAGGGAACCCGGTGTGATTCCGGGGCTGCCCCGCAGCGGTAACTGAGAACGAACCTCGTCATCCGCACTGGTTCCTCGGAACTGGGAAGCGACGAGAAGTAGGAAGCCGGCGTCAAGCCGAAGCGCTCACGAGCCCGAAGACCTGCCCGCATCCGCCCGTGGGAGAAATCCACGGACGGTTTCGACCTGGAGCCGCGTGGGACGGCCGGAAGGTTCGAGCGGCGTGGTCTTCAGCGAGAGTCCTCGCGCCCCTCGACTTTTCCGACCCTTCACCCCGCACGTCTTCAGTCGCCCGTGGGGGCGAAGGTCGGTCCGTGGGCTCTCCCCGAGCCTGGTGTGCCTTCGCGCGCATCGTGACAGCCCTTCTTCCACGCGGGAGCCCTGTCGGGCGACCTCGGTCGTCCGCGCTGCGTGGAGGACGACGGATGAGGGACGACGGAAGACAGACGGTTCGCTATCCCCAGGGGAACGTGCTGCTGCGCAACCTGGCGCGCGACTTCCCTGTCATCACCCATGGGCAGGGCATCCATCTCTTCGACGCGCGCGGCAAGCGCTACCTGGACGCCTCCGCGGGCGCGCTGGTGGCCAGCGTCGGCCATGGCAACCGCGAGGTGGTGGACCGCATCCACGAGCAGCTCCTGCGTGTCGCGTATGTCAATGGCACCCACTTCACCACCGAAGTGACGGAGGCACTCGCCTCGCGCCTGTGCACGCTGGCGCCCCCAGGGCTCGAGCGCGCCGCGTTCCTCGGCTCGGGCTCCGAGGCCGTGGAGGCCGCGGTGAAGTTCGCCCGGCAGCTCTGGGTGGAGCGAGGACAGCCCCAGCGCACCAAGGTCATCGCGCGTGTGCCCGGCTACCACGGCAACACCCTCTACGCGCTCTCGCTCTCCGGGCGGCCTCACTACAAGACGTTCTTCGGTCCGCTGCTCTCGGAGGTCATCACCACGCCCGCGCCCTACCCGTACCGCTCCGGACTGGAGGACTACGCGCGCGACGGCGCTGAGCACTACGCGCGGCTCCTGGAGGAGACCCTCCGGAGAGAAG is part of the Myxococcus landrumus genome and encodes:
- a CDS encoding LysR family transcriptional regulator, translating into MESLRVFMEVVLAGSLSAAARKLGVATSAVSKRLAQLEKGLGVPLLVRSSRSMRLTDAGQALAERAPSALREVEDAFASARELGTATQGSVRVSAPVTLTEMHLAPLTADFLLAEPSVRVELVVDDRFVDPVKEGFDLVIRSGPATHVSLVVKKLARDSRVLCASPAYLSRAGTPVTPEDLSRHNCMRHSFNDSSGRWALNVEGHRHTVLVRGNLRLNHGGALKEAVLRGLGIGYLPLFVVQDELARGALVRVLPEVVVEAPPFLIALHPYGRKPPRPVRGYLEYLAAHLPQRLGQSPMPR
- a CDS encoding 2-hydroxymuconate tautomerase family protein, whose translation is MPYVKMEVTKDGVTREQKAALVQGVTTLLQQVLNKDPSLTFVTIDEIDTDNWGVGGELVTDLRRRRAAAPSPAPIAGPGVLADTTGEMPALLACIATYLDGLYFADVERLARVFHPRARYFSTAEGSLKELDMPTYFDVVRGRVPAAASQQPRYDRLLSVDLAGPHTALVKLECALAPRHFTDYLSLVKDAGQWRIISKVFEVWPLSR